A DNA window from Undibacterium sp. YM2 contains the following coding sequences:
- a CDS encoding acyltransferase, with translation MRLSECIGSRDNNLNLLRIVAALAVLAGHSFALLTQPEPWGALTGMTPGSIAVDVFFIVSGMLVTGSLMNKQSVIDYVCARALRIFPALICMLLLTVFVLGPYFTSLPLTEYFSAAGTWQYLLKCASLLSGVSYVLPGVFPQNPYPNAVNGSLWTMPYEIKMYLLLLVFWCGLVLLKNRRLQILKYLIIAISLLAALLVFARHFYLQDDSQFTRLLFMFFSGASLFMLKEKLLLTRRVFYPLLLLLLAAAFISKPVFFSLYHLSIAYLVVSIAYLPAGWLRRYNSVGDYSYGVYIYAFPVQQAVAALFPGIAVWGMVMASGFVTILLAVFSWHKIEKPAMALKPVAVSRLRNFLLFKTGIQSR, from the coding sequence GCACTGGCCGTGCTGGCAGGGCATAGCTTTGCCTTGCTGACACAGCCAGAGCCCTGGGGTGCGCTGACGGGCATGACGCCAGGTTCTATCGCGGTAGATGTATTTTTCATCGTCAGTGGCATGCTGGTGACGGGCAGTCTGATGAACAAGCAAAGTGTGATTGACTATGTCTGCGCGCGGGCATTGCGCATCTTTCCAGCACTGATATGCATGTTGCTACTGACGGTATTTGTACTTGGGCCTTACTTCACCAGCTTGCCTCTGACAGAGTATTTTTCTGCTGCCGGGACATGGCAATATCTGCTCAAGTGCGCAAGCCTCTTGTCTGGCGTGAGCTATGTCTTGCCCGGTGTCTTTCCACAGAATCCCTATCCAAATGCAGTCAATGGTTCACTCTGGACCATGCCTTATGAAATCAAGATGTATCTGCTGTTGCTGGTGTTCTGGTGTGGGCTGGTACTGCTGAAGAATAGGCGCCTGCAGATATTGAAGTATCTGATCATTGCCATTAGTTTACTGGCAGCCTTACTGGTTTTTGCGCGCCACTTTTATTTGCAAGATGATAGCCAGTTCACCCGTTTGCTATTCATGTTTTTCTCTGGTGCCAGCCTGTTCATGCTGAAAGAAAAACTGCTGCTGACCCGGCGCGTCTTTTATCCTTTGCTGTTACTGCTGCTGGCAGCAGCGTTCATCAGCAAACCGGTATTCTTTAGCTTGTATCACCTGTCCATTGCCTATCTGGTAGTCAGCATTGCTTACCTGCCTGCAGGATGGTTAAGGCGCTATAACAGCGTGGGGGATTATTCATACGGTGTGTATATTTACGCCTTTCCCGTGCAGCAGGCAGTTGCCGCCTTGTTTCCCGGCATTGCGGTGTGGGGTATGGTGATGGCTTCAGGTTTTGTGACTATCTTGCTGGCGGTATTTTCATGGCACAAGATAGAAAAACCAGCCATGGCTTTGAAGCCAGTAGCAGTTTCACGGCTGCGTAATTTTTTACTGTTTAAGACGGGAATTCAGTCTCGTTAA
- a CDS encoding phytanoyl-CoA dioxygenase family protein: MHHIDSSIAKILARQGFVILPGFLDESELQRLRQACQPISDQYGVRQVLQNYPSIHRALNWDKLHVLLDAADMAGAQAVRSIFFNKNADHNWLVSWHQDMTICVNQKTELAGYSKWTYKKDVHYVEPPAAVLEAMLTCRIALDDAGAENAALKVIAGSHQSGKLSESQVLDISQTAMHETCAMRAGDMLLMKPLLLHASDKARFATQRRVLHLEFSASKLPPPLHWAEAACRSAHVSQSAD; encoded by the coding sequence ATGCATCACATTGATTCAAGCATCGCAAAAATCCTGGCCCGCCAGGGTTTTGTCATCTTGCCGGGCTTTCTGGATGAGTCTGAATTGCAGCGATTGCGGCAAGCTTGCCAGCCCATTTCTGATCAATATGGTGTGCGTCAGGTACTGCAAAATTATCCGTCCATACATCGCGCATTAAACTGGGACAAACTGCATGTGCTATTAGACGCTGCAGATATGGCAGGTGCCCAGGCAGTGCGCAGCATCTTTTTCAATAAAAATGCTGATCATAATTGGCTAGTGTCCTGGCATCAGGATATGACGATTTGTGTTAACCAAAAAACTGAACTGGCTGGTTACAGCAAATGGACTTACAAGAAAGATGTGCATTACGTTGAACCTCCAGCGGCAGTGCTGGAAGCAATGCTGACATGCCGCATTGCCCTCGATGATGCTGGTGCTGAGAACGCTGCACTGAAAGTCATCGCTGGCAGCCATCAATCTGGCAAACTTAGCGAGAGCCAGGTCCTGGACATTAGCCAGACTGCCATGCACGAGACTTGCGCTATGCGCGCGGGCGATATGTTATTGATGAAGCCCTTGTTACTCCATGCATCCGACAAGGCAAGATTCGCTACTCAACGTCGGGTATTGCATCTGGAGTTCAGTGCCAGCAAACTTCCTCCACCACTACACTGGGCAGAAGCCGCTTGTCGGTCCGCCCATGTATCTCAATCAGCTGATTGA
- a CDS encoding alpha/beta hydrolase: MTQDILETVELESAPNPTVAIIWMHGLGADANDFVPIVRELDLRGNPGIRFVFPNAPTMPVTINGGYVMRSWYDILGTDIAKREDEAGLRLSQKRIEQLIARENARGIPTERIILAGFSQGCAMTLQTGLRYHEKLAGLLCLSGYVPLRDVITEERHAANQNTPIFQAHGRGDNVIQIQRAEQSRDLLKELGYQVEWHEYMMPHSVCPEEVDDISLWLKKVLQA; this comes from the coding sequence ATGACACAAGATATTTTAGAAACCGTAGAACTGGAAAGTGCACCCAACCCCACTGTTGCCATCATCTGGATGCACGGCCTGGGTGCAGATGCGAATGATTTTGTCCCCATCGTCAGAGAGCTGGATTTACGTGGCAACCCTGGCATACGCTTCGTCTTCCCGAATGCGCCGACCATGCCCGTTACCATCAACGGTGGTTATGTCATGCGTTCCTGGTACGACATCCTCGGTACCGATATCGCCAAGCGTGAAGATGAAGCTGGCTTGCGCCTGTCACAAAAACGCATAGAGCAATTGATCGCCCGCGAGAACGCGCGCGGCATACCGACTGAGCGCATCATCCTGGCAGGCTTTTCACAAGGTTGCGCGATGACTTTGCAGACTGGCCTGCGTTATCACGAAAAACTGGCTGGCTTGCTGTGCCTGTCTGGCTATGTGCCCTTACGTGACGTGATTACAGAAGAGCGCCATGCGGCGAACCAAAATACGCCCATCTTCCAGGCCCATGGCCGTGGCGATAACGTCATCCAGATACAGCGTGCTGAACAATCGCGCGATCTGTTGAAAGAACTGGGCTATCAGGTGGAATGGCATGAATACATGATGCCGCATTCCGTCTGCCCTGAAGAAGTGGATGACATCAGCCTGTGGCTGAAAAAAGTCTTGCAGGCTTAA
- a CDS encoding metal-dependent hydrolase, whose product MATILTHPVVPLTLGLILGQKRLPWPLVLTGMLAAILPDLDVIAFKLGIAYESAFGHRGFSHSIVFAMLVASLTSIFHTRLRSSALVCWLFIAFATISHGLLDALTTGGLGVEFFWPRTEQRYFFPVPFIEVSPIGVNRFLTARGWRVIQSELLTVWLPCGLLLLSVKLAAYFSSSRKSS is encoded by the coding sequence ATGGCAACCATCCTCACGCATCCTGTAGTACCGCTGACTTTGGGCCTAATCTTGGGGCAAAAACGCCTGCCCTGGCCTCTCGTGCTAACGGGAATGCTGGCCGCGATCTTGCCTGACCTTGATGTCATTGCCTTCAAGCTTGGCATTGCTTATGAATCGGCCTTTGGTCACCGCGGCTTTAGCCACTCCATTGTATTTGCCATGCTGGTCGCCAGCCTGACCAGTATATTTCATACACGCTTGCGTAGTTCTGCCCTGGTTTGCTGGCTGTTTATCGCCTTCGCCACCATTTCACATGGGCTGCTGGATGCACTGACTACCGGTGGACTGGGTGTGGAATTTTTTTGGCCGCGGACTGAACAACGTTATTTCTTCCCCGTGCCATTCATCGAGGTATCACCGATAGGCGTAAATCGCTTTCTGACAGCGCGTGGCTGGCGTGTAATACAATCTGAACTACTGACCGTCTGGCTACCCTGTGGCCTGCTGTTGCTGTCGGTCAAACTGGCTGCTTATTTTTCATCTTCCCGAAAATCATCATGA
- the mog gene encoding molybdopterin adenylyltransferase, which yields MSLMTSESGQMTVADGEKLKIGLVSISDRASAGIYQDQGLPALQEWFGKALSSPWEMVTRLIPDERASIEQALIALVDEEQCHLVITTGGTGPSRRDVTPEATLAVATKEMPGFGEQMRQISLQFVPTAILSRQVAVIRETPDHAALILNLPGQPKSIKETLEGLKDGEGKQIVAGIFAAVPYCIDLIGGPYIETDDSICKAFRPKNAIRAKTPSASA from the coding sequence ATGAGTTTGATGACAAGTGAGTCTGGACAAATGACGGTAGCAGATGGCGAAAAACTCAAAATAGGCCTGGTATCAATCTCAGACCGCGCCTCTGCCGGCATTTACCAGGACCAGGGCCTGCCTGCCTTGCAGGAATGGTTTGGCAAAGCGCTCAGCAGCCCATGGGAGATGGTCACACGCCTGATCCCGGATGAACGTGCTTCCATAGAACAGGCTTTGATTGCCCTGGTAGATGAAGAACAATGCCATCTTGTCATTACCACTGGTGGTACAGGTCCGTCGAGGCGAGATGTCACACCAGAAGCGACACTGGCAGTCGCCACCAAGGAAATGCCAGGCTTTGGTGAGCAAATGCGCCAGATCAGCCTGCAATTTGTGCCGACAGCCATCCTGTCACGCCAGGTAGCTGTAATACGCGAAACACCGGATCATGCGGCCCTGATTTTGAACTTGCCAGGCCAGCCCAAATCCATCAAGGAAACGCTGGAAGGCCTGAAGGATGGAGAAGGCAAGCAAATCGTTGCCGGTATTTTTGCGGCAGTACCCTATTGCATAGACTTGATAGGTGGCCCGTACATAGAGACGGATGACAGCATCTGCAAGGCTTTCCGCCCTAAAAACGCGATACGCGCCAAGACTCCATCTGCCTCTGCCTGA
- the yjgA gene encoding ribosome biogenesis factor YjgA: MPNPNRGSCGYQSSEFEPEYERPSKSQLKREMTALQKLGQELVKQARERVKRVPMPEDVRDAILECQQIKDHEGRRRQMQYVGKKMRTLDEEEIAIIQKTIDSWKGSSKAETAAMHALERRRDKLLADDNALTELMAEHPQLDVQQLRTMIRNARKEQAENKPPKAYREIFQILKDLQKSKVAANADEADDADLDEENDEFDDK, encoded by the coding sequence ATGCCAAATCCAAATCGTGGCTCATGTGGCTACCAGTCCAGTGAGTTCGAACCAGAATACGAGCGTCCTTCCAAGTCACAATTAAAGCGCGAAATGACCGCCCTGCAAAAATTGGGGCAAGAATTGGTCAAACAAGCCCGTGAACGCGTCAAACGCGTACCCATGCCAGAAGACGTACGCGATGCCATTCTTGAATGCCAGCAAATCAAGGATCATGAAGGCCGCCGTCGCCAGATGCAGTATGTAGGCAAGAAAATGCGTACCCTGGATGAAGAAGAAATTGCCATTATCCAGAAAACCATAGACAGTTGGAAAGGCTCTTCAAAAGCCGAAACTGCCGCCATGCATGCGCTGGAGCGTCGCCGCGACAAATTGCTGGCAGATGACAATGCCCTGACAGAGTTGATGGCTGAACACCCTCAGCTCGACGTACAGCAATTGCGCACCATGATACGCAATGCCCGTAAAGAGCAGGCTGAAAACAAGCCGCCGAAAGCTTACCGTGAAATCTTCCAGATATTGAAAGATTTGCAAAAATCCAAAGTTGCTGCCAACGCTGACGAAGCGGATGACGCGGACCTGGATGAAGAGAACGATGAGTTTGATGACAAGTGA